One stretch of Acanthochromis polyacanthus isolate Apoly-LR-REF ecotype Palm Island chromosome 16, KAUST_Apoly_ChrSc, whole genome shotgun sequence DNA includes these proteins:
- the rnf8 gene encoding E3 ubiquitin-protein ligase rnf8 isoform X4 — translation MDDAKADSCAAEEEAGSDVEVFCLMRVGRNSDWLRLFENTEIAVGRGVDVTYQLLSPSCPLMISRLHCTFKQREDGQWTVTDKKSLNGVWVNGNRITADEAHQLKLGDSIQLGVPLKGYNMEFDYILVQRPLKDIKLYLAKVQREGAKRVHISKKPKRKLTVEEIEPSTSNPKLYRCSSADKSFAKPCPLSPAEHQQGLSHTRTEETGPSRGVQEAEWPSDDTSLPSDLDDLQMYSQNILLLREQVDATQRQVASLEGEPQQADPFKEEQVRELHGQLQMLRAKMDRMAALEKSFSETRRQLEEQKTQQQEEVLKKQLEGALQEQKKVIDELALSRKAFEQILSDKNKELEATKEEKEKARAQKEEVVTQVTEVLENELQCIICSELFIETVILNCAHSFCCYCIKLWRKKKDECPICRQVIQSQTRCLALDNCIDSMVENLSLDMKARRQALISERKGESS, via the exons ATGGATGATGCCAAGGCGGATAGTTGTGCGGCTGAAGAGGAAGCAGGTTCTGATGTAGAGGTGTTCTGTTTGATGCGAGTCGGGAGAAACTCTGACTGGCTTCGACTGTTCGAGAACACAGAG ATCGCCGTTGGTCGAGGTGTGGATGTAACTTACCAGCTGCTGTCTCCAAGTTGTCCTCTGATGATCTCTAGACTGCACTGTACTTTCAAGCAAAGGGAAGATGGACAGTGGACAGTGACAGACAAGAAG AGTCTCAATGGAGTGTGGGTGAATGGAAACCGTATAACTGCTGATGAAGCCCATCAGCTCAAGCTTGGAGACTCCATTCAGCTTGGAGTTCCTTTAAAAGGATACAACATGGAGTTTGACTACATCCTTGTCCAGCGGCCACTTAAAGACATTAAACTCTATCTGGCAAAGGTGCAGAGAGAGGGTGCTAAAAGAGTCCACATATCCAAGAAGCCCAAGAGGAAATTGACTGTGGAAGAAATTGAGCCCTCTACCTCAAACCCCAAGCTCTACCGCTGCTCTTCTGCAGACAAGTCTTTTGCAAAGCCCTGCCCTCTGTCTCCAGCAGAACACCAGCAGGGGCTCAGTCACACAAGGACAGAGGAAACTGGACCCAGCAGAGGAGTTCAAGAGGCAGAGTGGCCCTCTGATGACACCAGCCTTCCTTCTGACCTGGACGACTTGCAGAT GTACAGCCAGAACATTCTGCTGTTGAGGGAGCAGGTGGACGCCACTCAGAGGCAAGTAGCTTCTCTAGAGGGAGAACCCCAACAAGCTGACCCGTTCAAAGAGGAGCAGGTCAGGGAGCTGCATGGCCAGCTACAGATGCTCAGAGCCAAAATGGACAGGATGGCGGCATTAGAGAAGTCCTTCAGTGAAACTAGGAGGCAGCTGGAG gaacagaaaacacagcaacaagAGGAGGTTTTGAAGAAACAACTGGAAGGGGCTTTACAAGAG CAAAAGAAAGTGATCGATGAACTTGCCCTCTCTCGAAAAGCCTTTGAGCAGATCCTCTCGGACAAAAACAAGGAGCTCGAAGCGACAAAG gaggagaaagaaaaggcaAGGGCCCAAAAAGAGGAGGTTGTTACACAAGTGACTGAAGTCCTGGAGAACGAGCTTCAGTGCATCATTTGCTCAGAGCTTTTTATTGAG acAGTCATCCTGAACTGTGCTCACAGTTTCTGCTGTTACTGTATCAAGCTGTGGCGTAAAAAGAAAGACGAGTGCCCAATCTGCCGACAGGTCATTCAGTCTCAGACCCGCTGTCTGGCACTGGACAACTGCATTGACAGCATGGTGGAAAACCTGAGCCTGGACATGAAGGCGAGAAGACAGGCCCTCATCAGCGAAAGGAAAGGTGAGAG CAGCTGA
- the rnf8 gene encoding E3 ubiquitin-protein ligase rnf8 isoform X5, with protein sequence MDDAKADSCAAEEEAGSDVEVFCLMRVGRNSDWLRLFENTEIAVGRGVDVTYQLLSPSCPLMISRLHCTFKQREDGQWTVTDKKSLNGVWVNGNRITADEAHQLKLGDSIQLGVPLKGYNMEFDYILVQRPLKDIKLYLAKVQREGAKRVHISKKPKRKLTVEEIEPSTSNPKLYRCSSADKSFAKPCPLSPAEHQQGLSHTRTEETGPSRGVQEAEWPSDDTSLPSDLDDLQMYSQNILLLREQVDATQRQVASLEGEPQQADPFKEEQVRELHGQLQMLRAKMDRMAALEKSFSETRRQLEEQKTQQQEEVLKKQLEGALQEQKKVIDELALSRKAFEQILSDKNKELEATKEEKEKARAQKEEVVTQVTEVLENELQCIICSELFIETVILNCAHSFCCYCIKLWRKKKDECPICRQVIQSQTRCLALDNCIDSMVENLSLDMKARRQALISERKARAQ encoded by the exons ATGGATGATGCCAAGGCGGATAGTTGTGCGGCTGAAGAGGAAGCAGGTTCTGATGTAGAGGTGTTCTGTTTGATGCGAGTCGGGAGAAACTCTGACTGGCTTCGACTGTTCGAGAACACAGAG ATCGCCGTTGGTCGAGGTGTGGATGTAACTTACCAGCTGCTGTCTCCAAGTTGTCCTCTGATGATCTCTAGACTGCACTGTACTTTCAAGCAAAGGGAAGATGGACAGTGGACAGTGACAGACAAGAAG AGTCTCAATGGAGTGTGGGTGAATGGAAACCGTATAACTGCTGATGAAGCCCATCAGCTCAAGCTTGGAGACTCCATTCAGCTTGGAGTTCCTTTAAAAGGATACAACATGGAGTTTGACTACATCCTTGTCCAGCGGCCACTTAAAGACATTAAACTCTATCTGGCAAAGGTGCAGAGAGAGGGTGCTAAAAGAGTCCACATATCCAAGAAGCCCAAGAGGAAATTGACTGTGGAAGAAATTGAGCCCTCTACCTCAAACCCCAAGCTCTACCGCTGCTCTTCTGCAGACAAGTCTTTTGCAAAGCCCTGCCCTCTGTCTCCAGCAGAACACCAGCAGGGGCTCAGTCACACAAGGACAGAGGAAACTGGACCCAGCAGAGGAGTTCAAGAGGCAGAGTGGCCCTCTGATGACACCAGCCTTCCTTCTGACCTGGACGACTTGCAGAT GTACAGCCAGAACATTCTGCTGTTGAGGGAGCAGGTGGACGCCACTCAGAGGCAAGTAGCTTCTCTAGAGGGAGAACCCCAACAAGCTGACCCGTTCAAAGAGGAGCAGGTCAGGGAGCTGCATGGCCAGCTACAGATGCTCAGAGCCAAAATGGACAGGATGGCGGCATTAGAGAAGTCCTTCAGTGAAACTAGGAGGCAGCTGGAG gaacagaaaacacagcaacaagAGGAGGTTTTGAAGAAACAACTGGAAGGGGCTTTACAAGAG CAAAAGAAAGTGATCGATGAACTTGCCCTCTCTCGAAAAGCCTTTGAGCAGATCCTCTCGGACAAAAACAAGGAGCTCGAAGCGACAAAG gaggagaaagaaaaggcaAGGGCCCAAAAAGAGGAGGTTGTTACACAAGTGACTGAAGTCCTGGAGAACGAGCTTCAGTGCATCATTTGCTCAGAGCTTTTTATTGAG acAGTCATCCTGAACTGTGCTCACAGTTTCTGCTGTTACTGTATCAAGCTGTGGCGTAAAAAGAAAGACGAGTGCCCAATCTGCCGACAGGTCATTCAGTCTCAGACCCGCTGTCTGGCACTGGACAACTGCATTGACAGCATGGTGGAAAACCTGAGCCTGGACATGAAGGCGAGAAGACAGGCCCTCATCAGCGAAAGGAAAG ctcgagctcagtga
- the rnf8 gene encoding E3 ubiquitin-protein ligase rnf8 isoform X3, whose product MDDAKADSCAAEEEAGSDVEVFCLMRVGRNSDWLRLFENTEIAVGRGVDVTYQLLSPSCPLMISRLHCTFKQREDGQWTVTDKKSLNGVWVNGNRITADEAHQLKLGDSIQLGVPLKGYNMEFDYILVQRPLKDIKLYLAKVQREGAKRVHISKKPKRKLTVEEIEPSTSNPKLYRCSSADKSFAKPCPLSPAEHQQGLSHTRTEETGPSRGVQEAEWPSDDTSLPSDLDDLQMYSQNILLLREQVDATQRQVASLEGEPQQADPFKEEQVRELHGQLQMLRAKMDRMAALEKSFSETRRQLEEQKTQQQEEVLKKQLEGALQEQKKVIDELALSRKAFEQILSDKNKELEATKEEKEKARAQKEEVVTQVTEVLENELQCIICSELFIETVILNCAHSFCCYCIKLWRKKKDECPICRQVIQSQTRCLALDNCIDSMVENLSLDMKARRQALISERKGESSSSVRLDGERL is encoded by the exons ATGGATGATGCCAAGGCGGATAGTTGTGCGGCTGAAGAGGAAGCAGGTTCTGATGTAGAGGTGTTCTGTTTGATGCGAGTCGGGAGAAACTCTGACTGGCTTCGACTGTTCGAGAACACAGAG ATCGCCGTTGGTCGAGGTGTGGATGTAACTTACCAGCTGCTGTCTCCAAGTTGTCCTCTGATGATCTCTAGACTGCACTGTACTTTCAAGCAAAGGGAAGATGGACAGTGGACAGTGACAGACAAGAAG AGTCTCAATGGAGTGTGGGTGAATGGAAACCGTATAACTGCTGATGAAGCCCATCAGCTCAAGCTTGGAGACTCCATTCAGCTTGGAGTTCCTTTAAAAGGATACAACATGGAGTTTGACTACATCCTTGTCCAGCGGCCACTTAAAGACATTAAACTCTATCTGGCAAAGGTGCAGAGAGAGGGTGCTAAAAGAGTCCACATATCCAAGAAGCCCAAGAGGAAATTGACTGTGGAAGAAATTGAGCCCTCTACCTCAAACCCCAAGCTCTACCGCTGCTCTTCTGCAGACAAGTCTTTTGCAAAGCCCTGCCCTCTGTCTCCAGCAGAACACCAGCAGGGGCTCAGTCACACAAGGACAGAGGAAACTGGACCCAGCAGAGGAGTTCAAGAGGCAGAGTGGCCCTCTGATGACACCAGCCTTCCTTCTGACCTGGACGACTTGCAGAT GTACAGCCAGAACATTCTGCTGTTGAGGGAGCAGGTGGACGCCACTCAGAGGCAAGTAGCTTCTCTAGAGGGAGAACCCCAACAAGCTGACCCGTTCAAAGAGGAGCAGGTCAGGGAGCTGCATGGCCAGCTACAGATGCTCAGAGCCAAAATGGACAGGATGGCGGCATTAGAGAAGTCCTTCAGTGAAACTAGGAGGCAGCTGGAG gaacagaaaacacagcaacaagAGGAGGTTTTGAAGAAACAACTGGAAGGGGCTTTACAAGAG CAAAAGAAAGTGATCGATGAACTTGCCCTCTCTCGAAAAGCCTTTGAGCAGATCCTCTCGGACAAAAACAAGGAGCTCGAAGCGACAAAG gaggagaaagaaaaggcaAGGGCCCAAAAAGAGGAGGTTGTTACACAAGTGACTGAAGTCCTGGAGAACGAGCTTCAGTGCATCATTTGCTCAGAGCTTTTTATTGAG acAGTCATCCTGAACTGTGCTCACAGTTTCTGCTGTTACTGTATCAAGCTGTGGCGTAAAAAGAAAGACGAGTGCCCAATCTGCCGACAGGTCATTCAGTCTCAGACCCGCTGTCTGGCACTGGACAACTGCATTGACAGCATGGTGGAAAACCTGAGCCTGGACATGAAGGCGAGAAGACAGGCCCTCATCAGCGAAAGGAAAGGTGAGAG ctcgagctcagtgaggttggatggagagcgtttgtga
- the rnf8 gene encoding E3 ubiquitin-protein ligase rnf8 isoform X2: MDDAKADSCAAEEEAGSDVEVFCLMRVGRNSDWLRLFENTEIAVGRGVDVTYQLLSPSCPLMISRLHCTFKQREDGQWTVTDKKSLNGVWVNGNRITADEAHQLKLGDSIQLGVPLKGYNMEFDYILVQRPLKDIKLYLAKVQREGAKRVHISKKPKRKLTVEEIEPSTSNPKLYRCSSADKSFAKPCPLSPAEHQQGLSHTRTEETGPSRGVQEAEWPSDDTSLPSDLDDLQMYSQNILLLREQVDATQRQVASLEGEPQQADPFKEEQVRELHGQLQMLRAKMDRMAALEKSFSETRRQLEEQKTQQQEEVLKKQLEGALQEQKKVIDELALSRKAFEQILSDKNKELEATKEEKEKARAQKEEVVTQVTEVLENELQCIICSELFIETVILNCAHSFCCYCIKLWRKKKDECPICRQVIQSQTRCLALDNCIDSMVENLSLDMKARRQALISERKADTAEVIVIDDDKSDIDDSTVSIDRSHSSVISVDTD, from the exons ATGGATGATGCCAAGGCGGATAGTTGTGCGGCTGAAGAGGAAGCAGGTTCTGATGTAGAGGTGTTCTGTTTGATGCGAGTCGGGAGAAACTCTGACTGGCTTCGACTGTTCGAGAACACAGAG ATCGCCGTTGGTCGAGGTGTGGATGTAACTTACCAGCTGCTGTCTCCAAGTTGTCCTCTGATGATCTCTAGACTGCACTGTACTTTCAAGCAAAGGGAAGATGGACAGTGGACAGTGACAGACAAGAAG AGTCTCAATGGAGTGTGGGTGAATGGAAACCGTATAACTGCTGATGAAGCCCATCAGCTCAAGCTTGGAGACTCCATTCAGCTTGGAGTTCCTTTAAAAGGATACAACATGGAGTTTGACTACATCCTTGTCCAGCGGCCACTTAAAGACATTAAACTCTATCTGGCAAAGGTGCAGAGAGAGGGTGCTAAAAGAGTCCACATATCCAAGAAGCCCAAGAGGAAATTGACTGTGGAAGAAATTGAGCCCTCTACCTCAAACCCCAAGCTCTACCGCTGCTCTTCTGCAGACAAGTCTTTTGCAAAGCCCTGCCCTCTGTCTCCAGCAGAACACCAGCAGGGGCTCAGTCACACAAGGACAGAGGAAACTGGACCCAGCAGAGGAGTTCAAGAGGCAGAGTGGCCCTCTGATGACACCAGCCTTCCTTCTGACCTGGACGACTTGCAGAT GTACAGCCAGAACATTCTGCTGTTGAGGGAGCAGGTGGACGCCACTCAGAGGCAAGTAGCTTCTCTAGAGGGAGAACCCCAACAAGCTGACCCGTTCAAAGAGGAGCAGGTCAGGGAGCTGCATGGCCAGCTACAGATGCTCAGAGCCAAAATGGACAGGATGGCGGCATTAGAGAAGTCCTTCAGTGAAACTAGGAGGCAGCTGGAG gaacagaaaacacagcaacaagAGGAGGTTTTGAAGAAACAACTGGAAGGGGCTTTACAAGAG CAAAAGAAAGTGATCGATGAACTTGCCCTCTCTCGAAAAGCCTTTGAGCAGATCCTCTCGGACAAAAACAAGGAGCTCGAAGCGACAAAG gaggagaaagaaaaggcaAGGGCCCAAAAAGAGGAGGTTGTTACACAAGTGACTGAAGTCCTGGAGAACGAGCTTCAGTGCATCATTTGCTCAGAGCTTTTTATTGAG acAGTCATCCTGAACTGTGCTCACAGTTTCTGCTGTTACTGTATCAAGCTGTGGCGTAAAAAGAAAGACGAGTGCCCAATCTGCCGACAGGTCATTCAGTCTCAGACCCGCTGTCTGGCACTGGACAACTGCATTGACAGCATGGTGGAAAACCTGAGCCTGGACATGAAGGCGAGAAGACAGGCCCTCATCAGCGAAAGGAAAG CTGACACTGCAGAGGTGATTGTGATCGACGATGACAAAAGTGACATCGATGACAGCACGGTGTCCATAGATCGCAGCCACAGCTCTGTGATCTCTGTGGACACAGACTAG
- the rnf8 gene encoding E3 ubiquitin-protein ligase rnf8 isoform X6 has product MDDAKADSCAAEEEAGSDVEVFCLMRVGRNSDWLRLFENTEIAVGRGVDVTYQLLSPSCPLMISRLHCTFKQREDGQWTVTDKKSLNGVWVNGNRITADEAHQLKLGDSIQLGVPLKGYNMEFDYILVQRPLKDIKLYLAKVQREGAKRVHISKKPKRKLTVEEIEPSTSNPKLYRCSSADKSFAKPCPLSPAEHQQGLSHTRTEETGPSRGVQEAEWPSDDTSLPSDLDDLQMYSQNILLLREQVDATQRQVASLEGEPQQADPFKEEQVRELHGQLQMLRAKMDRMAALEKSFSETRRQLEEQKTQQQEEVLKKQLEGALQEQKKVIDELALSRKAFEQILSDKNKELEATKEEKEKARAQKEEVVTQVTEVLENELQCIICSELFIETVILNCAHSFCCYCIKLWRKKKDECPICRQVIQSQTRCLALDNCIDSMVENLSLDMKARRQALISERKGES; this is encoded by the exons ATGGATGATGCCAAGGCGGATAGTTGTGCGGCTGAAGAGGAAGCAGGTTCTGATGTAGAGGTGTTCTGTTTGATGCGAGTCGGGAGAAACTCTGACTGGCTTCGACTGTTCGAGAACACAGAG ATCGCCGTTGGTCGAGGTGTGGATGTAACTTACCAGCTGCTGTCTCCAAGTTGTCCTCTGATGATCTCTAGACTGCACTGTACTTTCAAGCAAAGGGAAGATGGACAGTGGACAGTGACAGACAAGAAG AGTCTCAATGGAGTGTGGGTGAATGGAAACCGTATAACTGCTGATGAAGCCCATCAGCTCAAGCTTGGAGACTCCATTCAGCTTGGAGTTCCTTTAAAAGGATACAACATGGAGTTTGACTACATCCTTGTCCAGCGGCCACTTAAAGACATTAAACTCTATCTGGCAAAGGTGCAGAGAGAGGGTGCTAAAAGAGTCCACATATCCAAGAAGCCCAAGAGGAAATTGACTGTGGAAGAAATTGAGCCCTCTACCTCAAACCCCAAGCTCTACCGCTGCTCTTCTGCAGACAAGTCTTTTGCAAAGCCCTGCCCTCTGTCTCCAGCAGAACACCAGCAGGGGCTCAGTCACACAAGGACAGAGGAAACTGGACCCAGCAGAGGAGTTCAAGAGGCAGAGTGGCCCTCTGATGACACCAGCCTTCCTTCTGACCTGGACGACTTGCAGAT GTACAGCCAGAACATTCTGCTGTTGAGGGAGCAGGTGGACGCCACTCAGAGGCAAGTAGCTTCTCTAGAGGGAGAACCCCAACAAGCTGACCCGTTCAAAGAGGAGCAGGTCAGGGAGCTGCATGGCCAGCTACAGATGCTCAGAGCCAAAATGGACAGGATGGCGGCATTAGAGAAGTCCTTCAGTGAAACTAGGAGGCAGCTGGAG gaacagaaaacacagcaacaagAGGAGGTTTTGAAGAAACAACTGGAAGGGGCTTTACAAGAG CAAAAGAAAGTGATCGATGAACTTGCCCTCTCTCGAAAAGCCTTTGAGCAGATCCTCTCGGACAAAAACAAGGAGCTCGAAGCGACAAAG gaggagaaagaaaaggcaAGGGCCCAAAAAGAGGAGGTTGTTACACAAGTGACTGAAGTCCTGGAGAACGAGCTTCAGTGCATCATTTGCTCAGAGCTTTTTATTGAG acAGTCATCCTGAACTGTGCTCACAGTTTCTGCTGTTACTGTATCAAGCTGTGGCGTAAAAAGAAAGACGAGTGCCCAATCTGCCGACAGGTCATTCAGTCTCAGACCCGCTGTCTGGCACTGGACAACTGCATTGACAGCATGGTGGAAAACCTGAGCCTGGACATGAAGGCGAGAAGACAGGCCCTCATCAGCGAAAGGAAAGGTGAGAG CTGA
- the rnf8 gene encoding E3 ubiquitin-protein ligase rnf8 isoform X1 produces the protein MDDAKADSCAAEEEAGSDVEVFCLMRVGRNSDWLRLFENTEIAVGRGVDVTYQLLSPSCPLMISRLHCTFKQREDGQWTVTDKKSLNGVWVNGNRITADEAHQLKLGDSIQLGVPLKGYNMEFDYILVQRPLKDIKLYLAKVQREGAKRVHISKKPKRKLTVEEIEPSTSNPKLYRCSSADKSFAKPCPLSPAEHQQGLSHTRTEETGPSRGVQEAEWPSDDTSLPSDLDDLQMYSQNILLLREQVDATQRQVASLEGEPQQADPFKEEQVRELHGQLQMLRAKMDRMAALEKSFSETRRQLEEQKTQQQEEVLKKQLEGALQEQKKVIDELALSRKAFEQILSDKNKELEATKEEKEKARAQKEEVVTQVTEVLENELQCIICSELFIETVILNCAHSFCCYCIKLWRKKKDECPICRQVIQSQTRCLALDNCIDSMVENLSLDMKARRQALISERKAADTAEVIVIDDDKSDIDDSTVSIDRSHSSVISVDTD, from the exons ATGGATGATGCCAAGGCGGATAGTTGTGCGGCTGAAGAGGAAGCAGGTTCTGATGTAGAGGTGTTCTGTTTGATGCGAGTCGGGAGAAACTCTGACTGGCTTCGACTGTTCGAGAACACAGAG ATCGCCGTTGGTCGAGGTGTGGATGTAACTTACCAGCTGCTGTCTCCAAGTTGTCCTCTGATGATCTCTAGACTGCACTGTACTTTCAAGCAAAGGGAAGATGGACAGTGGACAGTGACAGACAAGAAG AGTCTCAATGGAGTGTGGGTGAATGGAAACCGTATAACTGCTGATGAAGCCCATCAGCTCAAGCTTGGAGACTCCATTCAGCTTGGAGTTCCTTTAAAAGGATACAACATGGAGTTTGACTACATCCTTGTCCAGCGGCCACTTAAAGACATTAAACTCTATCTGGCAAAGGTGCAGAGAGAGGGTGCTAAAAGAGTCCACATATCCAAGAAGCCCAAGAGGAAATTGACTGTGGAAGAAATTGAGCCCTCTACCTCAAACCCCAAGCTCTACCGCTGCTCTTCTGCAGACAAGTCTTTTGCAAAGCCCTGCCCTCTGTCTCCAGCAGAACACCAGCAGGGGCTCAGTCACACAAGGACAGAGGAAACTGGACCCAGCAGAGGAGTTCAAGAGGCAGAGTGGCCCTCTGATGACACCAGCCTTCCTTCTGACCTGGACGACTTGCAGAT GTACAGCCAGAACATTCTGCTGTTGAGGGAGCAGGTGGACGCCACTCAGAGGCAAGTAGCTTCTCTAGAGGGAGAACCCCAACAAGCTGACCCGTTCAAAGAGGAGCAGGTCAGGGAGCTGCATGGCCAGCTACAGATGCTCAGAGCCAAAATGGACAGGATGGCGGCATTAGAGAAGTCCTTCAGTGAAACTAGGAGGCAGCTGGAG gaacagaaaacacagcaacaagAGGAGGTTTTGAAGAAACAACTGGAAGGGGCTTTACAAGAG CAAAAGAAAGTGATCGATGAACTTGCCCTCTCTCGAAAAGCCTTTGAGCAGATCCTCTCGGACAAAAACAAGGAGCTCGAAGCGACAAAG gaggagaaagaaaaggcaAGGGCCCAAAAAGAGGAGGTTGTTACACAAGTGACTGAAGTCCTGGAGAACGAGCTTCAGTGCATCATTTGCTCAGAGCTTTTTATTGAG acAGTCATCCTGAACTGTGCTCACAGTTTCTGCTGTTACTGTATCAAGCTGTGGCGTAAAAAGAAAGACGAGTGCCCAATCTGCCGACAGGTCATTCAGTCTCAGACCCGCTGTCTGGCACTGGACAACTGCATTGACAGCATGGTGGAAAACCTGAGCCTGGACATGAAGGCGAGAAGACAGGCCCTCATCAGCGAAAGGAAAG CAGCTGACACTGCAGAGGTGATTGTGATCGACGATGACAAAAGTGACATCGATGACAGCACGGTGTCCATAGATCGCAGCCACAGCTCTGTGATCTCTGTGGACACAGACTAG